A single genomic interval of Hevea brasiliensis isolate MT/VB/25A 57/8 chromosome 4, ASM3005281v1, whole genome shotgun sequence harbors:
- the LOC131179410 gene encoding beta-glucosidase 18-like, translating into MEGMYICKGGYDVVGKEIRECVKVNHRQFMKTKSENSHENGSTQESPPFTSHGFLFYTELPSGYVAMVFDPPEMRHYLGSVLPRFSQEEISIDFIAINHCSTLYAKDCIHSACIPAWDRPIRGFTANPRFFVVPRGMEKIINYVKERYNSMRMIVTENAEHYLNELLTLNYRDGADVGGYFVRSMIDNFEWIDGYSVRYGLYYVDRQTLKRMPKLSAKWYKNFLTVDATSNSNSSNIFKRKNIMSTREMVSLGTEIVLAVVGLWAMFVRPEVLRFAEEMMQVMASSICQFIRGTHYSSSPNSNLH; encoded by the exons ATGGAAGGCATGTATATATGTAAGGGAGGATATGATGTGGTGGGCAAAGAGATTAGAGAATGTGTTAAAGTAAATCACAGGCAGTTTATGAAAACAAAAAGTGAAAATTCACATGAAAATGGCTCAACACAAGAAAGCCCTCCGTTCACATCACATGGATTCCTCTTCTACACTGAATTGCCTTCAGGATATGTCGCCAT GGTTTTCGATCCTCCTGAAATGCGTCATTATCTTGGAAGCGTATTGCCAAGGTTTTCACAGGAAGAAATCAGCATAGATTTCATTGCCATTAACCATTGTTCAACATTATATGCCAAGGATTGCATCCATTCTGCTTGTATCCCAGCCTGGGATCGCCCTATCCGAGGCTTT ACTGCAAATCCAAGGTTCTTTGTAGTTCCAAGAGGAATGGAAAAGATTATTAACTATGTTAAGGAAAGATACAATAGTATGCGAATGATTGTGACAGAAAATG CTGAACATTATCTTAATGAATTGCTTACTTTGAATTATAGAGATGGAGCTGATGTTGGTGGGTATTTCGTGCGGAGCATGATCGACAACTTCGAATGGATCGATGGTTACAGTGTGCGGTATGGACTTTACTATGTTGATCGCCAAACTCTTAAACGAATGCCAAAGCTTTCTGCTAAGTGGTATAAAAATTTCCTCACAGTTGATGCTACTAGCAATAGCAATAGCAGCAATATTTTCAAAAGGAAAAATATCATGAGCACT AGAGAGATGGTGAGCTTGGGAACAGAAATAGTGCTTGCAGTGGTGGGTCTATGGGCAATGTTTGTGCGACCTGAGGTTCTGAGATTCGCCGAAGAGATGATGCAAGTCATGGCTTCTTCCATCTGCCAGTTTATTAGAGGGACTCATTATTCTTCTTCTCCTAATTCTAATCTTCACTGA
- the LOC110657263 gene encoding probable 2' cyclic ADP-D-ribose synthase BdTIR, translated as MMNRAIKPYDVFINHRSIDTKRNVVALLYDHLSRLNIRPFLDKKNMKPGDKLFESINGAIRQCKVGVAVFSPHYCESYFCLHELALIMESKKKVIPVFCDIKPSQLHITNKGLCSAEEIQRFNWALEEAKYTVGLTFDSLKGNWSEVVTSASDIVINSLIEMENDKQMQSRKFSMPA; from the exons ATGATGAATCGGGCTATTAAACCTTATGATGTGTTCATTAACCATAGAAGTATCGACACAAAACGCAATGTAGTTGCGTTGCTCTATGATCACCTTTCCCGGTTAAACATACGTCCTTTCTTGGACAAGAAGAACATGAAACCAGGTGATAAGTTGTTTGAGAGTATCAATGGAGCAATTAGGCAATGTAAGGtaggtgtagctgtgttctctcCTCATTATTGTGAGTCATACTTCTGCCTTCATGAGCTAGCTCTTATAATGGAGTCCAAGAAGAAGGTTATTCCTGTCTTCTGTGACATTAAACCATCACAACTTCACATTACGAACAAGGGACTGTGTTCCGCAGAGGAGATACAGAGGTTTAATTGGGCTCTTGAAGAGGCTAAGTACACCGTAGGGCTCACGTTCGACTCCTTAAAAGG GAACTGGTCGGAAGTGGTAACAAGTGCATCGGATATTGTCATCAACAGCTTAATTGAAATGGAGAATGACAAGCAAATGCAGAGCAGAAAATTTTCTATGCCTGCTTAG